One Saccharopolyspora erythraea NRRL 2338 genomic region harbors:
- a CDS encoding pentapeptide repeat-containing protein has product MRRSASADEHRVLSNGAIVAWAVGLLVLAAGSIVTLWSLLGSGGPNASVRLDIIRTAFSIVVGGGGAAGLLLAARRQRATELDLRQRDHDAAETRVTELYGKAADQMGSDKAPVRLAGILALERLAQGHPEHRQTIVDLICAYLRMPREDDVNAAQEEEVRQTAQGVLAAHLRPEETSRFWPDVRLNLSGARLRSFTFARCRVRTASFADARFHGAAVFRGTTFDRSADFRNVRFTGLADFRRVTFDGEGPNFRGTSFEGAVDFGEHTTAVLTGALASDDDGSRRKWPNGWVAEPSAERPGWSKLVREG; this is encoded by the coding sequence GTGAGACGTTCAGCGTCCGCGGACGAGCACCGGGTGCTGTCCAACGGTGCCATCGTCGCCTGGGCCGTGGGTCTGCTCGTGCTGGCCGCGGGCTCGATCGTCACGCTCTGGTCGCTGCTCGGCTCGGGCGGCCCCAACGCCTCCGTGCGCCTGGACATCATCCGCACCGCGTTCAGCATCGTGGTCGGCGGTGGCGGCGCGGCCGGGCTGTTGCTCGCGGCGCGCAGGCAGCGGGCCACCGAGCTCGACCTCCGGCAGCGCGACCACGACGCCGCGGAGACCCGCGTGACCGAGCTCTACGGCAAGGCCGCCGACCAGATGGGCAGCGACAAGGCCCCTGTGCGGCTCGCCGGGATCCTCGCGCTGGAGAGACTGGCCCAGGGCCATCCGGAGCACCGGCAGACCATCGTGGACCTCATCTGCGCCTACCTGCGCATGCCGCGGGAGGACGATGTGAACGCCGCTCAGGAGGAGGAAGTCCGCCAGACCGCGCAGGGCGTCCTTGCGGCGCACCTGCGGCCCGAGGAGACGTCCCGGTTCTGGCCGGACGTGCGGCTGAACCTTTCCGGCGCCCGGCTGCGGTCCTTCACCTTCGCCCGCTGCCGCGTGCGCACGGCCTCCTTCGCCGACGCGCGCTTCCACGGCGCGGCCGTGTTCCGGGGTACCACCTTCGATCGGTCGGCGGACTTCCGCAACGTGCGGTTCACCGGTCTGGCCGACTTCCGCCGCGTCACCTTCGACGGCGAGGGACCGAACTTCCGGGGCACCTCGTTCGAGGGTGCGGTGGACTTCGGGGAGCACACGACCGCCGTCCTCACCGGGGCGCTGGCCTCCGACGACGACGGGAGCAGGCGGAAGTGGCCGAACGGGTGGGTCGCGGAGCCGTCGGCCGAGCGACCGGGTTGGTCGAAGCTCGTGCGCGAGGGGTGA
- the ppgK gene encoding polyphosphate--glucose phosphotransferase — protein sequence MATARGFGVDIGGSGIKGSVVDIDAGVLAEERMRIPTPQPSTPAAVADAVAEIVEKFAWTGPVGVTLPCVVKRGTAHTAANVDKSWIGTDAQALFAERLGKPREEVVVLNDADAAGLAEMRSGAGAGHRGLVVLLTFGTGIGSAMFVDGKLIPNTEFGHIEVDGHDAETQAAASVKDNLELSYPEWAERVGRYLEGLEKFLWPDLIIAGGGVSRKAHKWLPLLECRTPIVAAELKNDAGIVGAATAAAGGIEH from the coding sequence ATGGCAACTGCCCGCGGTTTCGGCGTGGACATCGGCGGGTCCGGCATCAAGGGCTCGGTTGTGGACATCGACGCCGGTGTGCTGGCCGAGGAACGCATGCGCATCCCGACCCCGCAGCCCTCGACCCCGGCCGCCGTCGCGGACGCGGTGGCCGAGATAGTCGAGAAGTTCGCGTGGACGGGTCCGGTCGGCGTGACGCTGCCCTGCGTCGTCAAGCGCGGAACGGCCCACACCGCAGCGAACGTCGACAAGAGCTGGATCGGTACAGACGCGCAGGCGCTGTTCGCCGAGCGGCTCGGCAAGCCGCGCGAGGAGGTCGTCGTGCTCAACGACGCCGACGCGGCCGGCCTGGCCGAGATGCGCTCCGGCGCCGGCGCGGGCCACCGGGGACTCGTCGTGCTGCTGACCTTCGGCACCGGCATCGGCAGCGCGATGTTCGTCGACGGCAAACTGATCCCGAACACCGAGTTCGGCCACATCGAGGTCGACGGCCACGACGCCGAGACCCAGGCCGCCGCCTCGGTCAAGGACAACCTGGAGCTGTCCTACCCGGAGTGGGCCGAGCGCGTGGGCAGGTACCTGGAGGGGCTGGAGAAGTTCCTCTGGCCCGACCTGATCATCGCAGGTGGCGGCGTCAGCCGGAAGGCGCACAAGTGGCTGCCGCTGCTGGAGTGCCGCACCCCGATCGTGGCCGCCGAGCTGAAGAACGACGCGGGCATCGTCGGCGCCGCGACGGCCGCCGCGGGCGGCATCGAGCACTGA
- the cei gene encoding envelope integrity protein Cei, giving the protein MSARWGRRGPRYRRRRPVPALLVLAALVVLSGVLWTRIFEGVEDIETATACSPPGAPTAPPAPGEEPYAPLGKMLPRNSLDQTPPIPPQDIRVRVLNGNGESRQASLISNELSGLGFAKGGDPDNDPVYPNYDLNCHGQIRFGAAGVNAARTLSLIAPCAQLVRDERQDPGVDFALGSKFDDIKTTAEAKQVLQELEHWVPQRDSAGGTQQEVSPPSIDPALLVAARDVHC; this is encoded by the coding sequence GTGAGCGCGAGGTGGGGTCGGCGCGGCCCCCGGTACCGACGGCGGCGGCCGGTGCCCGCGCTGCTGGTGCTGGCCGCGCTGGTGGTGCTGTCGGGGGTGCTGTGGACCAGGATCTTCGAGGGCGTCGAGGACATCGAGACCGCGACGGCCTGCAGTCCGCCCGGCGCGCCGACCGCGCCGCCGGCTCCCGGTGAGGAGCCGTACGCCCCGCTGGGCAAGATGCTGCCGCGCAACTCCCTCGACCAGACACCGCCGATCCCCCCGCAGGACATCCGGGTGCGGGTCCTCAACGGCAACGGCGAGAGCAGGCAGGCGTCGCTGATCAGCAACGAGCTCAGCGGGCTCGGTTTCGCCAAGGGCGGCGACCCGGACAACGACCCGGTGTACCCGAACTACGACCTGAACTGCCACGGCCAGATCCGGTTCGGCGCGGCCGGGGTCAACGCGGCCCGCACGCTCAGCCTCATCGCACCCTGCGCGCAGCTCGTGCGCGACGAGCGCCAGGACCCGGGCGTCGACTTCGCCCTTGGGTCGAAGTTCGACGACATCAAGACCACCGCGGAGGCCAAGCAGGTGCTCCAGGAGCTGGAGCACTGGGTTCCCCAGCGGGACAGCGCGGGCGGCACCCAGCAGGAGGTCAGCCCGCCGTCGATCGATCCCGCACTGCTCGTCGCCGCGCGCGACGTGCACTGCTGA
- a CDS encoding DUF4193 domain-containing protein, whose product MATDYDAPRRSESDEMAEDSLEELKARRNTEQSGVVDEDEGAIAENFELPGADLSGEEMTVKVLPKQADEFTCASCFLVHHRSRLAEERNGQLICRDCAA is encoded by the coding sequence ATGGCGACCGACTACGACGCTCCGCGCCGCAGCGAGTCCGACGAGATGGCGGAGGACTCGCTGGAGGAGCTCAAGGCGCGGCGCAACACGGAGCAATCCGGCGTCGTCGACGAGGACGAAGGGGCGATCGCGGAGAACTTCGAGCTCCCGGGCGCCGACCTTTCCGGTGAGGAGATGACCGTCAAGGTCCTCCCGAAGCAGGCTGACGAGTTCACCTGCGCCAGTTGCTTCCTGGTGCACCACCGCAGCCGGCTCGCCGAAGAGCGCAACGGCCAGCTGATCTGCCGCGACTGCGCGGCCTGA
- a CDS encoding RNA polymerase sigma factor: MAAAETATRRSSSAANSGGAQSQSAQTQANAAASDAEETKQATSTRKTTAKSSAAKSPAGTKSTARKTAAKPAAKKGAKTSSAKSAKGASAKGSGESMEIDEPIETDLTSPDVADLAEVEVEIPEEPTVPEDEDGKADSDFVWDEEESEALRQARKDAELTASADSVRAYLKQIGKVALLNAEEEVELAKRIEAGLYAAERLRQAEEAEERLAMQMRRDLRWIVRDGERAKNHLLEANLRLVVSLAKRYTGRGMAFLDLIQEGNLGLIRAVEKFDYTKGYKFSTYATWWIRQAITRAMADQARTIRIPVHMVEVINKLGRIQRELLQDLGREPTPEELAKEMDITPEKVLEIQQYAREPISLDQTIGDEGDSQLGDFIEDSEAVVAVDAVSFTLLQDQLQSVLATLSEREAGVVRLRFGLTDGQPRTLDEIGQVYGVTRERIRQIESKTMSKLRHPSRSQVLRDYLD; encoded by the coding sequence GTGGCAGCCGCAGAAACCGCAACCCGACGCTCCAGCTCCGCTGCAAACTCTGGCGGTGCCCAGTCCCAGTCGGCCCAGACCCAGGCGAACGCCGCGGCCTCCGACGCCGAGGAGACCAAGCAGGCCACCTCGACGCGCAAGACCACGGCCAAGAGTTCTGCGGCCAAGAGCCCGGCCGGCACCAAGTCGACCGCCCGCAAGACCGCGGCCAAGCCGGCGGCGAAGAAGGGCGCCAAGACCTCTTCGGCCAAGTCGGCGAAGGGGGCCTCGGCCAAGGGCAGCGGCGAGAGCATGGAGATCGACGAACCGATCGAGACCGATCTGACGTCTCCCGATGTCGCCGACCTCGCCGAGGTCGAGGTGGAGATCCCGGAGGAGCCCACCGTTCCCGAGGACGAGGACGGCAAGGCCGACTCGGACTTCGTGTGGGACGAGGAGGAGTCCGAGGCTCTCCGGCAGGCCCGCAAGGACGCCGAGCTCACCGCCTCGGCCGACTCGGTCCGCGCCTACCTCAAGCAGATCGGCAAGGTGGCGCTGCTCAACGCCGAGGAAGAGGTCGAGCTGGCCAAGCGCATCGAGGCCGGCCTCTACGCGGCCGAGCGGCTGCGCCAGGCCGAGGAGGCCGAAGAGCGCCTGGCCATGCAGATGCGGCGCGACCTGCGCTGGATCGTGCGTGACGGTGAGCGGGCGAAGAACCACCTGCTGGAGGCCAACCTCCGGCTCGTGGTCAGCCTCGCCAAGCGCTACACCGGCCGCGGCATGGCGTTCCTGGACCTGATCCAGGAAGGCAACCTCGGCCTCATCAGGGCCGTGGAGAAGTTCGACTACACCAAGGGCTACAAGTTCTCGACCTACGCCACCTGGTGGATCCGGCAGGCCATCACCCGGGCCATGGCCGACCAGGCGCGCACCATCCGCATCCCGGTGCACATGGTGGAGGTCATCAACAAGCTCGGTCGCATCCAGCGCGAGCTGCTCCAGGACCTGGGCCGCGAGCCCACCCCGGAGGAGCTGGCCAAGGAAATGGACATCACCCCGGAGAAGGTGCTGGAGATCCAGCAGTACGCCCGGGAGCCCATCTCGCTGGACCAGACCATCGGCGACGAGGGCGACAGCCAGCTCGGTGACTTCATCGAGGACTCCGAGGCGGTCGTCGCGGTCGACGCGGTGTCGTTCACGCTGCTGCAGGACCAGCTCCAGTCGGTGCTGGCCACGCTGTCGGAGCGCGAGGCGGGCGTGGTGCGGCTGCGCTTCGGCCTCACCGACGGCCAGCCGCGCACGCTGGACGAGATCGGCCAGGTCTACGGCGTGACCCGCGAGCGGATCCGCCAGATCGAGTCCAAGACGATGTCGAAGCTGAGGCATCCGTCCCGGTCGCAGGTGCTGCGCGACTACCTGGACTGA
- a CDS encoding inositol monophosphatase family protein has product METLRTVAVQVASQAADLARTVRDEAVTDGTVDTKSAETDVVTAGDRAAERLVRERLAELRPGEGVLGEEEGGEHALDGLRWVVDPIDGTVNYLYGFPWYAVSLAAQVDGRSVAGAVVEPASGRVWSAALGHGAYLGDRRLRVSGAERLDLALIGTGFAYKVERRREQAATVGKLLAEVRDIRRSGSAALDLCAVAAGWLDGYYERGLNRWDWAAGALIAAEAGAELRLPFPDTDDGLGDGTILCVTPGIGTALKDALRRSGGA; this is encoded by the coding sequence GTGGAAACCCTTCGCACCGTAGCGGTGCAGGTCGCGAGCCAGGCGGCGGATCTGGCGCGCACGGTGCGTGACGAGGCGGTGACGGACGGTACGGTCGACACCAAGAGCGCCGAGACCGACGTCGTCACCGCGGGCGACCGGGCGGCCGAACGCCTGGTCCGGGAGCGGCTGGCCGAGCTGCGGCCGGGGGAGGGCGTCCTCGGCGAGGAGGAGGGCGGGGAACACGCCCTGGACGGCCTGCGCTGGGTCGTCGACCCGATCGACGGCACGGTCAACTACCTCTACGGCTTCCCCTGGTACGCGGTGTCGCTGGCGGCGCAGGTCGACGGGCGCTCGGTCGCCGGCGCGGTCGTGGAACCGGCCTCCGGCCGGGTGTGGAGCGCCGCGCTGGGGCACGGGGCGTACCTGGGCGATCGGCGGCTGCGGGTCTCCGGCGCCGAGCGCCTCGACCTGGCCCTGATCGGCACCGGCTTCGCCTACAAGGTGGAGCGGCGCCGGGAACAGGCCGCGACGGTCGGCAAGCTGCTGGCGGAGGTCCGCGACATCCGGCGCAGCGGGTCGGCCGCGCTCGACCTGTGCGCGGTGGCGGCCGGCTGGCTCGACGGCTACTACGAGCGCGGGCTCAACCGGTGGGACTGGGCGGCCGGGGCGCTCATCGCGGCGGAGGCGGGCGCCGAGCTGCGGCTGCCCTTCCCGGACACCGACGACGGTCTCGGCGACGGGACGATCCTCTGCGTGACGCCGGGTATCGGAACGGCCCTCAAGGACGCCCTGCGCCGCTCCGGCGGGGCCTGA